In one window of Enoplosus armatus isolate fEnoArm2 chromosome 7, fEnoArm2.hap1, whole genome shotgun sequence DNA:
- the cbr4 gene encoding carbonyl reductase family member 4, with product MSRLAVVCGGSRGIGKAVSHLLAERGCRLAVVSRNEDAARSTVASLHGADHVAFSCDVSKEQEVQKTFETIQKTCGNISYLVNAAGINRDALLLRMKPENMVALLHTNLLGSMLTCRAALRSMLHTQGAAIVNIGSVVGLKGNAGQCVYSASKAGLEGFTRSLAKEVASRNVRVNLLAPGFIRTDMTAGLKEEDGLRSIPLGRFGEPEEVAQAVLFLLESSYVTGQVLVVDGGLQLAM from the exons ACCTGCTGGCAGAGAGGGGCTGCAGGTTGGCTGTTGTCTCCAGGAACGAAGACGCTGCCCGCTCCACTGTGGCATCTCTACATGGAG CTGACCACGTGGCTTTCAGCTGTGATGTCTCCAAAGAGCAGGAGGTGCAGAAAACCTTTGAGACGATCCAGAAGACCTGTGGAAACATCTCTTACCTTGTGAATGCAGCTGGCATCAACAG ggatGCTCTGTTACTGAGGATGAAGCCAGAAAACATGGTGGCTCTGCTTCATACCAACCTGCTGGGCTCCATGCTGACCTGCAGGGCAGCACTGCGCAGCATGCTGCACACCCAGGGAGCAGCCATTGTTAATATAG GCTCTGTTGTGGGCCTGAAAGGGAATGCCGgccagtgtgtgtacagtgccAGTAAAGCCGGTCTAGAGGGCTTCACACGCTCTTTGGCTAAAGAAGTCGCTTCACGTAACGTCAGAGTTAACCTGCTGGCTCCAG GTTTCATCCGCACCGACATGACCGCagggctgaaggaggaggacgGGCTGCGCTCTATCCCGCTGGGAAGATTTGGCGAGCCGGAGGAGGTGGCCCAGGCTGTCCTCTTCCTTTTGGAGTCTTCCTATGTTACAGGACAGGTGCTGGTGGTGGATGGAGGACTGCAGCTGGCCATGTAG